One Chanodichthys erythropterus isolate Z2021 chromosome 10, ASM2448905v1, whole genome shotgun sequence DNA segment encodes these proteins:
- the myl10 gene encoding myosin regulatory light chain 10 gives MAPKKAKKKEAASSNVFSMFEQSQIQEFKEAFTIMDQNRDGFIDKNDLRDTFAALGRLNVGNDELDEMLKEASGPINFTVFLTMFGEKLKGTDPEETILNAFKIFDPEGTGILKGEEIKYHLMSQADKFTEAEVNQMFTNFPLDVAGNLDYKNLCYVITHGEDKEQE, from the exons ATG GCACCAAAGAAGGCCAAGAAGAAGGAAGCTGCCAGCTCCAATGTGTTTAGCATGTTTGAGCAGTCACAGATCCAGGAATTTAAAGAG GCTTTCACTATCATGGACCAGAACAGAGATGGCTTTATTGACAAGAACGACCTGAGGGACACATTTGCTGCTCTGG GACGTCTCAACGTTGGCAACGATGAGCTTGATGAGATGCTAAAGGAAGCCTCTGGCCCCATTAACTTCACCGTCTTCCTCACCATGTTTGGAGAGAAGCTCAAAG GTACAGACCCCGAGGAGACTATTCTTAATGCTTTTAAGATCTTCGACCCAGAGGGCACAGGAATCCTTAAAGGAGAAGA GATCAAATATCACCTTATGTCCCAGGCTGACAAATTTACTGAGGCCGAG GTAAACCAGATGTTCACAAACTTCCCCTTGGATGTGGCTGGCAACCTGGACTACAAAAACCTGTGCTACGTCATCACCCACGGAGAGGATAAGGAACAGGagtaa